From the genome of Mucilaginibacter paludis DSM 18603:
CATCCAGGCGCAATTGTTATTCCTGCAGTCGGTTGATGCTAAAAAGGATATCCAACTGTATGTTAACTCGCCAGGCGGATCAGTTTACGCGGGCCTGGGCATTTACGATACCATGCAACTCATCGGACCCGATGTAGCAACCATTTGTATCGGCATGGCCCTATCCTTCGGCGCTGTACTGCTTTGTGCGGGGGCAGCAGGTAAGCGCGCCGCATTGAAACATTCCAGGGTGATGATCCACCAGCCCCTGGGCGGCGTGCAGGGCCAGGCATCGGATATTGAAATTACCGCCCGGCAGGTGCTCATCCTAAAAAAAGAGCTTTATAACATTATCTCAAAACACAGTAAGCAAGACTATCAAACTGTTCACGATGCATCCGACCGTGATTACTGGATGACCGCCACCGAAGCTAAAGCATTTGGCATGATTGACGAGATTTTGGGTGATATAGATTGATATGGGTAAGTTAAGAGCACTTTGCCCTGATTTTTAAGGAGATAGGAATGATAGGATTTTGGAACAGATTCGGGTATCCGGAAAACTTCTATCATTCCGAATCAATACGTTATCCGCTTATAATGAGGTGCTGTTAAGTTGTTGATTGACGACGTTGAATTTCTCTCGATCAT
Proteins encoded in this window:
- a CDS encoding ATP-dependent Clp protease proteolytic subunit — translated: MNIDQHEFRKYAVKHHRINSQHVDGFISRVQNTSLPTSMTPYITEERQLNVAQMDVFSRLMMDRIIFLGEAVDDKIANIIQAQLLFLQSVDAKKDIQLYVNSPGGSVYAGLGIYDTMQLIGPDVATICIGMALSFGAVLLCAGAAGKRAALKHSRVMIHQPLGGVQGQASDIEITARQVLILKKELYNIISKHSKQDYQTVHDASDRDYWMTATEAKAFGMIDEILGDID